In uncultured Desulfobacter sp., one DNA window encodes the following:
- a CDS encoding winged helix-turn-helix domain-containing protein, producing MLTVNGRDLPLTPIEYGIIKILMSRPGHIVSRQKLMEKVQGYRFEGYNRSIDTHIKNLRKKIASVHPKKNVIISVYGAGYRFFDDA from the coding sequence ATGCTCACCGTCAATGGCCGGGACCTGCCCCTGACGCCCATTGAATACGGGATCATCAAAATCTTGATGTCCAGGCCTGGGCATATTGTATCCCGGCAGAAGCTCATGGAGAAAGTTCAGGGATACCGGTTTGAAGGATACAACAGGAGCATTGATACTCATATTAAGAATTTAAGAAAGAAAATCGCCTCTGTGCATCCGAAAAAAAATGTCATTATCTCTGTTTACGGGGCGGGCTACCGGTTCTTCGATGATGCCTGA
- a CDS encoding reverse transcriptase domain-containing protein has translation MFPKPEAVWLPIAIVKMSRFYVDLKGLLDTIPHSELIKCVSRRIVDRNVLRLIKLWLRVPVEERDKDGRGRMSGGRQNKKGTPQGGVISPLLANVYMNRFLKYWRIKECNETFRARIVSYADDFVILSRGKAAQALELTSAVMERLGLKLNQDKTVVVDVWNENFDFLGYTFGQTWFRKTGKRYMAASPSRKSVKRLKQKVRAILRPGEKGAWPEVRDRLNALLQGWSAYFCYGTTQIAYRAV, from the coding sequence GTGTTTCCTAAACCGGAAGCCGTTTGGCTGCCGATCGCCATCGTTAAAATGTCAAGATTTTATGTGGATTTAAAAGGGTTATTGGATACGATCCCACACAGTGAATTGATAAAATGTGTGAGTCGTAGGATCGTGGATCGTAATGTACTCAGGCTCATCAAGCTCTGGCTCAGGGTACCGGTTGAAGAGCGGGATAAAGATGGTCGGGGGCGAATGAGCGGTGGCCGTCAGAATAAGAAAGGGACACCGCAAGGTGGTGTTATTAGCCCTTTATTGGCAAACGTATACATGAATCGATTCCTGAAATACTGGCGGATCAAAGAGTGTAATGAGACTTTCCGTGCTCGGATTGTCTCCTATGCCGATGATTTTGTGATCCTGAGTCGAGGTAAGGCAGCTCAGGCTCTGGAACTGACAAGTGCAGTGATGGAGCGACTCGGCTTAAAGCTAAATCAGGATAAAACCGTCGTCGTGGATGTCTGGAACGAGAATTTTGACTTTCTCGGTTACACTTTTGGTCAGACTTGGTTTCGGAAAACAGGTAAAAGGTATATGGCAGCCAGCCCATCAAGGAAAAGCGTAAAACGGTTGAAACAGAAGGTGAGGGCGATATTAAGACCAGGCGAAAAGGGCGCGTGGCCAGAAGTTAGAGATCGGCTAAACGCTTTATTGCAGGGTTGGAGTGCTTACTTTTGTTACGGCACGACCCAGATAGCTTACCGTGCTGTATAA
- a CDS encoding response regulator: protein MTDTPLILIVEDEKKIAALIADYLQAGGFIVAVVSRGDQVLEYIEKEEPALIILDIMLPGMDGIEVCKQVRQRFSMPILHHHLLKQGRSVWITLAGCSPSMAGTCP, encoded by the coding sequence ATGACAGACACACCATTGATCCTGATCGTCGAAGATGAAAAAAAGATTGCCGCCCTTATTGCAGATTATTTACAGGCCGGCGGTTTCATTGTTGCCGTGGTCAGCCGGGGAGACCAGGTTCTCGAATATATAGAAAAAGAAGAACCGGCTTTGATCATACTGGATATCATGCTTCCCGGCATGGACGGTATCGAGGTTTGCAAACAGGTCCGCCAACGTTTTTCCATGCCCATTCTGCATCATCACCTGTTGAAACAGGGCCGTTCAGTCTGGATCACCCTCGCCGGATGCTCACCGTCAATGGCCGGGACCTGCCCCTGA